TACGACTTTATGTTTGTTCCTGTACCATGCAACCCTGCCCTCCCCCAACCCCAACTCTCCCGAAGAAAAAGGATTTACGTGGAAAGAAGAACTccatgaaaaacaaaaaaaaacaaaaaagagaaaagtAAAGGATCTTAGTGGACATAGGTAGgataaaataaaaggaaaagttgcAGTTCTTAGGTCCCACTTTATGTACAGTTGATCGGTTAAGAAGCTGAAGATCTTAATTTGACTTACATGATAaattagtagtagtagtagtagaaattatcaaaataattgtAAAAGAGCTAATTTAATTGGACCCCATCTTCATCTAAATACAGTGCACTTCATTTCTTTTAGTTACTTACCAAGAGGGCTTAAAACTGCTTACCATGAGCACAAACTAGTGTCAATAACTTGCTTTAGTATGCAGAAGTgaagtaaaaataataaaagaagtgCTAAAAGAGGTCCAAAATACCACACAATTTTATGAATGTTTTTCCCTTTTTATGTTCAAATTGAAACAACAGAATGAGACGGTCAAGTATCCGTTAAGCTGTCCTAAATTAGATGACTAACTGAAATTTGTGAAAGTTAAGAACTCATTGAAACAAGTTTTTACGGGATCCTTATCTACCAAAATTTTAATTTCTGGTTCCGGCAAACGAATAATCATTGAGTCCTCCTCTTTTCGGACAACACATACAAAGAGACCTGCCAACAGTCAAATAATTAGTGAACCTTAGAGATAGAGAGATATTTCTATAATTAGTTTGTTTCTCTTCTATTTTTCTAGAGCAATTATGATCTGGAAGTCGATCCGGGGCAAGTGTTCGAATCTATTATGACATAGCCTTGAGTCGCTCAACGGACCTTTTAAAAAACCTTTTTGGGTTTTGGCAATATTATAAACATTTACTATGATCTGGCTCACTTTCTCACTTCAGTCATGGAAACGATACACACTGATTCTGCTTATAAAGCATTCACTGGTAAAGATTCCACAAAGTCCACATTAAAGATGCCTCTTGGGAAATCCAGCCAAGATATACGACGAACACTTGCAAGTTCAGATGTTCAGTGACTCAaatattgaggtaagtgttcaTTGCCACACTCTTTCTAAGCTCTTCTGTTGAAAATTTATCGGGTTATTGCCAGTCCCATTTAGAAGAAAACAAAGTTTGATTAGGAATGAATGCTACAGGATCCACAAGATTCTTGTCCTTTCACACATTTTTGGAATTCAGTGGATGAGAAAATGAGAAAGGTTAAGGGTCTAATTCACACATTAGTATCTTGATTCTAGCGAAATATATTTTGGTATTTATAATGTTTGGAACTGTTTTCCAACTTGAAGTGGACAATTTATGATGTATCATGTTCCGAACATCTTCATTTGAGAGTTTTTCGTACTTCAAGCGAATTAATTCTTCTAGCAGCCCTAACCCATATTCTCCTTCATCTTCCATGCAAATGTCCTTCTAATGGCTTTTCATGTGGTGTATCTAACCATTCCTTGTATGTCTTGCTTTGTCAAGTTTTATTTTGTTCACATTACCATATTTATATGGGCAAACCCAGACAACCTGTTGCTTTAAGTTGATAACTTTAAGTTTCTTGCTTCTTAGACTGGTAAATACCTTTCAAGTTTACATTATAAACTGGCCTTTCAGATCAATTCTACTTCTCTTTATAATGACTTCTACCCTTTAATCATGTAATCGTGTTTCCTTTCAtgtgaaacttcaacttctacaccTATCCCACTACGAAAGTTAAAATTATCCTATCAAACACCATCATATAAATGTTAGTCTCTGCTTTCGTGCTAGGGTAAACCGTTTCGCTACTGATTTGGGCTGATATCTAAATCTGCATTTGTCTTCTGCTGTTCTTCCACTCTGATGTAGTTTCTTACATTCTCTTTTGGTTCTTAACATTTGAGCCTTTTTTTTCCGCTCTCAGAAGTGGAGACATATTGATTGATACCCCAAAGGAGCGCTATTGGTCCTGTATTATTTGACTTCCATGTTTGTTGAAGACGTTGTTTCGAATCCCTAGGTGAGCCcaacatatatattttttttaaaaaaaaaaaattaaatagatattagagacaaaaggatgttaaaaagaATATCTAAtgcaatgctttgtaaattttattatagaattgtgacctaaattttatttaacatcctaaattttaatattcaatatttaatatcgaatgtatataaaatatacatcttatatatagtatataagatgtatatatagtatatcgatataagatgtatatatatataagctatattcgataagctatatatacatcttatatactatatatagtataatatatatatatatatatatatatatatatatatatatatatatatatacatagactATATATAGTataaaagatgtatatatagtatatcgatataagatgtatatatatatataagctatattcgataagctatatatacaacttatatactatatataagatgtatatatagtatagtgtatatatatatatatatatatatataatatagacaattcctcatctttaagtgctaaaccattataaacagtttcataccaaaaatgaggacctcataatttcatacaaggatttaacaaagcagaaataccataaatagggggaatagggaaaaaatattttttaaacttttttctcatagaatcaatagcaagtttataaattttcccaccctctaaaaaatgagcaaacaaatttgcaagttctgcaatataaactaaacagttagaaataatcggataatattgcccagaaaattcatttgtagcaatatgaaatttttctaaaaattctacaagtattttaacattagcccaatccccatttgtaaggtgctcatcatcatcacttacatgtgcattaaatgttgagtttatggggtttctatattcatatgcaacaaccaaactttcatacatgtaattccatctagttggacaaggtttaggaacctttctttctcttaggccaaattcatcgcatcttttaaaagaTTGTGATAGAtcgatgattttgtaagaaaaaatgaaagaatgatggggtatttatagttgaaaatagggaaaaggtgtaattataaaaagtttgggattaaaacaaagttgggagggagggattaaatggctattttataaatagccaacggctatttttgacagcccaacggctatatttaaaaataaaagtattttttttaaaaaaatagctgttaggaccgtttggcccgctaagggaccaggccggtcccgggccctggtGGGCTAAACGATctcgggcctgacgggcccaaatcataggaccggcccaggcccgctaaaaccgggccaaacggtcTTGTTATTATGATGCATATTACAAGCGAGCTCAGCAGGTTGTACATCTATGTACTTAGAATAGTCCAAGTCCTCATAGTTATATTAAAGTTAAAAGTGCAAACGCTTTCTTTATATTCTCTTGCTGCTCAAGATAATTAACTAATATAAGCCAATTAGAACTAAGTAAATATTTCAGCCTCTTAAATTACATTTTTTGAGTCTCTGGCTAAATGCTTATACAAGACAATCTACACGGCAGTCTCTGACTGTGAAGTTCTAACTCCAAATATTTATCAAGCTGAATTTGGATCGAGTGTGTACGTGGCATTTAGAACCAATTACGTTTGGTCGATGCATCTATTAGACtcgctaattcatattttaatgaGTTATGTAACCCCAATTTACAAGTGCTTTGGTATTTTCTTGTTCATTTAATTCTTCGAAAAGTTAAAGAGTGATTCTATTCCAGGTAAGGACTTTGGTAAGGGAAAGCTTCAGGGCAGCATTAGAGGAGAATGATATTTTGATTTCACCTGCTGCACCATCAGCGGCATACAAAATTGGTATGCTTTTTTTAGCTTTTGCTTTTACTTCTACTGATGTATCTACTTTGCAGTCTTGCTTAAATATCTTTTTCTATTCTTTCTTTTTATTCCGTAAGACCCTTCTATTGAAAGGCTACACTAACTCTGACTACGACATGTGACATTTACAGGTGAAAAGAAGAACGATCCATTGTCAATGTATGCTGGTGATATCATGACTGTAAGTAATTTTGTTGCTTCTTACATTTCTCTTGGTAATTTTCGAACTTTTTTCCCCTATAGTCGGTTGATGATGTAACTCGTTCATTTATTCTCTATTCTCTTCAGTTGATGATTCTTTTTATCATCGGCAGGTCAATGTCAACTTGACTGGTCTTCCAGCATTAGTTCTCCCGTGTGGATTTGTTGATAGCAGCTCTGCGGCCCTTCCTGTTGGTATTCAGATGATTGGTGCTGCATTTGAAGTGGTGGGTCTCCGTACTCCCATTTTTCTTGTTGGTATTCCAGTATTTAGTATAAAACAGGATATTTGAGCGTGGGGGTACTTTGACTTACTTAGACCTCTCTTTTGAGAAAAGTTAGAGAAAGGGGGAAAGAAGGATGGTACAGCTACTTAGCTTGAAATTGGAATCGAGTTAAACATGAGCATCTTAAAAAGTAGTGCTGAATACATTCAGTTCCTTACGGGACTATAGGAAAGAATAATTGGAAACCATgtagcacaacaacaacaacaatcaacaacaAACTCATTGtaattccacaagtggggtctggggagggtagtgtgtatgcggaccttacccctaccttgagaaggcagagaggctgtttccgataaaccctcAGCTCAAGGAAAGATGAAATGGAAACTATGTAGCACAAATGTTCGAATTTAACACAAGCAAAACTGAATTAGTAGAAAATGATTAGAATTTAGAAATTAATGTGAACACCAAGTAGTTTTAGAGTTCAGTGAAGGATATCCTTGTCTATGTTCTGAAGAGATTTTCAAATCATTTGAACCTTGCCTCACATGGTTTCTAGTCTTATATgtccttttcttttccttctcttcATGCTGTTCTTTGTTCATGCTCGCATGTGTGTGGGggtgtgtgtgtttgtttccCGCTTTTACATGCTAAAGTTCTTGATATTTTACTTACTAAAATGACTGCAGGAGAAATTGTTTAAAGTAGGCCATATCTTTGAGCAGACACTGCAAGGCTGCTCTTTTATTCCTCCTATAGTAGCCGATGAATTGGCATGCTAGTCGTGAATTCTTGCACAATTGTTGGGGATTGTTCTTCCTATCAACCTAATGATTTCATAGAGACTGGCGAAATAGCTATGGTGGAAAGCTCTGTGCTAATTGGAAGACAGATGCATCCATTCCATATCAAATGTTCAACCAAAGCTTTCTGGGCTCGTGCCACTGTTGACAAAAGAACTGATTCTTGTGCTGAATTTTTTTATGCGCCCATTACGAATTCATAAGAACTCTCAAAATTCTGGAGACTGTAACTTATTGAAAGCATTTTTCTTAGGTGTAAATTAGCTTGCATAAATTTAAAACACAtttatttcatattctttattttCTGGAAAGTTGTATTACTCCAACATTTCTGATGGTGGATAAGTGTGTCTATATCAGATACATATATAACTTGTTCTTATGTGCAAGAGCTCTTTCAGAGTTGGCCTTTCAATGCCTTTAATTTTTATCTTTGTAAAGCTTCTTATAATCTTATCTTTATCATCATCTTCACTTCCATGAAATTCATATTCTTTTCATAAATCTTTGCATATATTGTGAATCAAGACTTTAGCAAGCAATTAAACTATAAtgcaaataaggaagcaacatattaaggatagaaggggattccggaatctgcggacgctggcagatatacctcgaagtttcCGTACACAAGTAGCTCACTTATATCTGGGCTGGTTGGAAGTaattggatctgcacaaaaagatgtgcagaagcgtagtatgagtacaccacatcggtacccagtaagtgccaagtctaacttcggtaaagtagtgacgaggtcaggtcaggccctactgaaaataataaaatacacgGTGAAATGTtttacaatataataacaataaaatgacaatgaaaataaatcaagtaagtagtatgtcaccttTAATTACACAAACTAAgggcaaataatatctcgcgAAAAGAAAACAGAAGTTTATagttttaagaaaatcacaacaataatcaaagacatttgtagccataaagaaatatccacaagggcactaccgaggtatcgtctcgtaatcccaaatcataaataaatttcacattatctcatttccttatatcaccgtgggagccttcacatttactCCCTCCGGTCACTTTTACTTGACAcattttgacttttcacgccccttaagaaataataaatgaagtgcataatttaccatgttACCCATATTagttgatgcatattttattggatttgagaaaatgatttgaaatggtaATAAATACTGTGGGTAAAACAGGAAAAAATTTGTTATCTTCTCTTGATATTCGTAaagtgccaagtaaaagtgaacatctatttttagtatacatgccaagtaaaagtgaccGGAGGGAgtaatttaaaagaaaatattttttccgaaatagcatcacgcattttagccacccttatcacaccgcatgacttctaatagttctcctactagccacgcgtatcaagccacccttatctcaccgcatgcatttcaacacccagaccttataccaccgcatgcgtatcaatatatCGCAATTTGtatctcaagtgctcaaatattttaaaTTGCCAAACTAAATCAACAACATTTTCCATAAtagggagctcacggctcaatcacaatgagtacaaaatctcacaaaaatattcgggaatgaataactcagcaaaaaaaaatatttcttcacaa
The DNA window shown above is from Nicotiana tomentosiformis chromosome 8, ASM39032v3, whole genome shotgun sequence and carries:
- the LOC104115697 gene encoding glutamyl-tRNA(Gln) amidotransferase subunit A, chloroplastic/mitochondrial-like — encoded protein: MYAGDIMTVNVNLTGLPALVLPCGFVDSSSAALPVGIQMIGAAFEVEKLFKVGHIFEQTLQGCSFIPPIVADELAC